In the genome of Epinephelus lanceolatus isolate andai-2023 chromosome 18, ASM4190304v1, whole genome shotgun sequence, one region contains:
- the LOC117268355 gene encoding uncharacterized protein LOC117268355 produces the protein MALGLLLRISWMCFLLFDGSTGLPTLKGYGYPYKNDPHNIGDDSKDEALTSDLRNWQPSNNQPSFPVHTSFSKPSDAQWPGSASAQQNLPNRPSAPEVERLTNGGTRDWGMENPEKPLVFPLSPNYQPSDPAKPQPGPVQPHPAIPQPGPVQPHPAIPQPGPAQPQSMSLSVASANRMPASPAGGSTSPALSSPSQAAQSPGFDSWKPRPVSTGYDVYENPNQDFTSGSSHPHLVYEEVFQYPSENTGPSSSTAGGYSQANYMSGGSASTQGEPSFPRYPTNVGTKPVFPSGLHFGFGKTGFRLRDRISQLRQKAFNAPKAVVPQRVSEPIPPPPPPPSYIIQSRNGYQRAMHLLSHSKYSPEFPSPMPVRSQGVKGQPAAPKGVKNPQSTKW, from the exons ATGGCTCTTGGACTCCTTTTGAG GATTTCCTGGAtgtgttttttgctgtttgATGGGAGCACTGGATTACCAACTTTAAAAG GGTATGGATATCCATACAAGAATGACCCTCATAACATCGGTGATGATTCAAAAGATGAAGCATTGACCTCTGATCTGAGGAACTGGCAGCCTTCAAATAACCAACCGTCTTTCCCCGTGCACACAAGCTTCAGCAAACCTTCAGATGCACAATGGCCAGGTTCAGCCTCAGCTCAGCAAAACCTGCCCAACAGACCCAGTGCTCCTGAGGTGGAGAGGCTTACTAATGGTGGCACAAGAGACTGGGGCATGGAAAACCCTGAAAAACCACTTGTGTTTCCGTTAAGCCCAAACTACCAGCCGAGTGATCCAGCAAAGCCCCAGCCAGGCCCTGTCCAACCTCATCCAGCAATCCCCCAGCCAGGCCCTGTCCAACCTCATCCAGCAATCCCCCAGCCAGGCCCTGCCCAACCTCAATCAATGTCACTTAGTGTTGCCTCTGCAAACCGCATGCCTGCCTCTCCAGCTGGTGGCTCCACTTCGCCTGCCCTGTCCTCCCCCTCTCAGGCTGCACAGTCTCCCGGTTTTGATTCTTGGAAGCCTAGGCCAGTTAGCACTGGTTATGATGTGTATGAAAATCCAAACCAGGACTTCACCTCTGGCTCCAGTCACCCTCATCTTGTCTACGAAGAAGTCTTTCAATATCCATCTGAGAACACTGGGCCTTCTTCCAGCACTGCAGGAGGGTATAGCCAAGCTAATTACATGAGCGGGGGATCTGCCTCCACACAAGGGGAACCCTCATTCCCCCGTTACCCAACTAATGTAGGCACCAAGCCAGTCTTTCCATCTGGTCTACACTTCGGGTTCGGTAAAACAGGCTTCCGGCTACGTGATAGGATTTCTCAGCTTAGGCAAAAGGCATTCAACGCCCCAAAAGCTGTGGTTCCCCAGCGAGTGAGTGAACCAATCCCTCCTCCCCCGCCTCCTCCAAGCTATATCATCCAGTCCAGAAACGGCTACCAGCGAGCCATGCATCTCTTGAGCCACTCAAAGTACTCCCCAGAATTTCCCTCTCCAATGCCTGTGCGCTCACAGGGCGTCAAGGGTCAACCAGCTGCTCCCAAAGGTGTAAAGAACCCTCAAAG CACCAAATGGTAA